One genomic window of Quercus lobata isolate SW786 chromosome 9, ValleyOak3.0 Primary Assembly, whole genome shotgun sequence includes the following:
- the LOC115959345 gene encoding ISWI chromatin-remodeling complex ATPase CHR17-like, translating to MKAIGKKLDRYKNPWLELKIQYGQNKGKLYNEECDRFMICMVHKLGYGNWDELKAAFRTSPLFRFDWFVKSRTTQELARRCDTLIRLVEKENQEYDERERQARKEKKLAKNLTP from the exons ATGAAAGCTATTGGGAAGAAATTGGACCGGTACAAGAATCCATGGCTGGAACTCAAGATTCAGTATGGTCAGAATAAAGGGAAATTGTACAATGAAGAATGTGATCGTTTCATG ATATGCATGGTTCACAAACTTGGGTATGGGAACTGGGATGAGTTAAAGGCTGCATTTCGCACATCACCCTTGTTTCGTTTTGATTGGTTTGTGAAGTCTCGCACAACTCAAGAACTTGCAAGGAGGTGTGATACACTAATTCGGTTGGTGGAGAAGGAAAACCAAGAGTACGACGAGAGGGAGAGACAAGCTCGTAAAGAGAAGAAGCTTGCCAAG AATTTGACACCATGA
- the LOC115961159 gene encoding uncharacterized protein LOC115961159, translating to MQTIKEAEINLLRGVDPTDTRIERYMPYTYLVSEEVEKWTQSHDGGRRYGAMTTNISECFNGVLKGARGLPIAAMVHFTWCKLVAYFHDRHKQITSDLSRGKLWSDYAMEIYSRNEQKIAGHTVRKFNHAEGVYQVVTPYNDHRGGRGNHSHEVRIFARTCGCRKWQNLKIPCSHAIKVLQGLHLNATNYIDPCYSLNNAILTYSHNFVVPKSESEWRDVSGPRWVPDPLLLRGIGRPVKSRIRNEMDGVRRERGSRREDPDLRETQPRQQCGVCHQEGHNRRSCPNSRGASTSGTTIN from the coding sequence ATGCAAACCATTAAGGAGGCCGAGATTAATTTACTGAGGGGTGTAGACCCTACTGATACGCGAATTGAACGTTATATGCCGTACACATATCTAGTGAGTGAGGAAGTGGAGAAATGGACccagtcacatgatggtggaagacgttacggggcaatgacaaccaatatctCCGAGTGCTTTAATGGGGTACTTAAAGGTGCCCGCGGTTTGCCCATTGCTGCAATGGTTCATTTCACTTGGTGCaaacttgttgcatatttccacgatcgacataaacaaattacttcTGATCTCTCTCGAGGTAAGCTATGGAGTGATTATGCAATGGAGATCTATAGCAGAAATGAGCAGAAAATTGCAGGACACACTGTGAGGAAATTTAATCATGCAGAGGGTGTATATCAGGTGGTTACCCCGTACAATGACCATAGAGGTGGAAGGGGAAACCACAGTCATGAAGTGCGCATATTTGCTAGAACATGTGGTTGCAGAAAGTGGCAAAACTTGaagatcccttgttcacatgcaattaaagttCTTCAAGGTCTGCATCTCAATGCGACCAACTATATTGACCCATGTTACAGTTTGAACAACGCCATTCTCACATATTCACATAATTTTGTGGTACCAAAGTCAGAGTCTGAGTGGAGGGACGTTTCCGGACCACGATGGGTGCCTGATCCACTGCTGTTGCGGGGCATAGGTCGTCCTGTGAAgtcaagaataaggaatgaaatggatgggGTACGGCGAGAACGGGGAAGCCGGAGGGAAGATCCGGACTTGAGGGAGACTCAACCGAGGCAACAATGCGGAGTGTGTCATCAAGAGGGGCATAACCGTAGAAGTTGTCCCAATTCCCGTGGGGCATCGACAAGTGGTACTACTATAAACTAG
- the LOC115961158 gene encoding lysosomal beta glucosidase-like: MVQIDRSIASAEVMKKYLIGSVLSGGGSVPAKEASAKTWINMVNEFQKGSLSTRLGIPMIYGIDAVHGHNNVYKATIFPHNIGIGATRDPELVKRIGAAPALEVRARGIPYTEGYLYTSAENELKYFYW; encoded by the exons ATGGTGCAGATTGACCGTAGTATTGCATCAGCAGAAGTCATGAAGAAGTACTTGATTG GGAGTGTATTAAGTGGGGGAGGGAGTGTTCCAGCTAAGGAGGCTTCTGCGAAAACCTGGATTAACATGGTAAATGAATTCCAAAAGGGTTCTTTATCAACTCGACTTGGAATCCCGATGATTTATGGAATTGATGCTGTTCATGGCCACAACAATGTCTATAAGGCAACAATTTTCCCCCACAATATTGGAATTGGAGCTACCAG AGACCCTGAACTTGTGAAAAGGATTGGAGCTGCCCCTGCACTTGAAGTTAGAGCTAGAGGAATTCCATATACGGAAGGATACTTATATACAAGTGCAGAAAATGAATTAAAGTATTTTTATTGGTAA